In Pseudomonas sp. DNDY-54, a genomic segment contains:
- a CDS encoding urease subunit beta, with translation MIPGEYQIQDGDIELNAGRRTLTLCVANSGDRPIQVGSHYHFFETNDALAFDRAAARGMRLNIPAGTAVRFEPGQSRDVELVDLAGDRRVFGFAGRVMGAL, from the coding sequence ATGATTCCCGGCGAATACCAGATCCAGGACGGCGACATCGAGCTCAACGCCGGCCGCCGCACCCTGACCCTCTGTGTGGCCAACAGCGGCGACCGTCCGATCCAGGTCGGCTCGCACTACCACTTCTTCGAAACCAACGATGCGCTCGCCTTCGACCGCGCCGCAGCTCGTGGCATGCGGCTGAACATTCCCGCCGGCACCGCCGTGCGTTTCGAGCCAGGTCAGAGCCGCGACGTGGAGCTGGTCGATTTGGCCGGGGACCGCCGGGTGTTCGGCTTTGCCGGACGGGTGATGGGCGCACTCTGA
- the ureC gene encoding urease subunit alpha produces the protein MKISRQAYADMFGPTVGDKVRLADTELWIEVEKDFTTYGEEVKFGGGKVIRDGMGQGQLCAADVVDTLITNALILDHWGIVKADVGLKDGRIAAIGKAGNPDIQPDVTFAIGAATEVIAGEGMILTAGGIDSHIHFICPQQIEEALMSGVTTMIGGGTGPATGTNATTVTPGPWHMAMMLKAADAFPMNIGFTGKGNASLPEPLIEQVKAGAIGLKLHEDWGTTPAAINNCLNVADQYDVQVAIHTDTLNESGFVETTLGAFKGRTIHTYHTEGAGGGHAPDIIKACSLPNVLPSSTNPTRPFTRNTIDEHLDMLMVCHHLDPSIAEDVAFAESRIRRETIAAEDILHDLGAFSMISSDSQAMGRVGEVITRTWQTADKMKKQRGALPGDGAGNDNFRAKRYIAKYTINPAITHGVSHEVGSIEVGKWADLVLWRPAFFGVKPTLILKGGAIVASLMGDANASIPTPQPVHYRPMFASYGGSLHASSFTFISQAAFEAGVPEQLGLKKKIGVVKGCRSVQKKDLIHNDYTPDIQVDPQNYQVRADGQLLWCEPAEVLPMAQRYFLF, from the coding sequence ATGAAGATATCCCGCCAAGCCTACGCCGACATGTTCGGCCCCACCGTCGGCGACAAGGTGCGCCTGGCCGATACCGAGCTGTGGATCGAGGTCGAAAAGGACTTCACCACCTATGGCGAGGAAGTGAAGTTCGGCGGCGGTAAGGTTATCCGTGACGGCATGGGCCAGGGCCAGCTGTGCGCCGCGGATGTGGTCGACACGCTAATCACCAATGCGCTGATCCTCGACCATTGGGGCATCGTCAAAGCCGATGTCGGCCTCAAGGATGGCCGTATCGCCGCCATCGGCAAGGCCGGCAATCCGGACATCCAGCCCGACGTGACCTTTGCCATCGGCGCCGCAACCGAGGTTATCGCTGGTGAAGGCATGATTCTCACCGCCGGCGGCATCGACTCGCATATCCACTTCATCTGCCCGCAGCAGATCGAGGAGGCCTTGATGAGCGGCGTCACCACCATGATTGGCGGCGGCACCGGGCCGGCTACGGGCACGAACGCCACCACGGTGACGCCCGGCCCCTGGCACATGGCGATGATGCTCAAGGCCGCTGACGCCTTCCCGATGAACATCGGCTTCACCGGCAAGGGCAACGCCTCGCTGCCCGAGCCCCTGATCGAGCAGGTCAAGGCCGGCGCCATCGGCCTCAAGCTGCACGAAGACTGGGGCACCACCCCGGCGGCCATCAACAACTGCCTGAACGTGGCGGATCAGTACGATGTGCAGGTGGCGATCCACACCGACACGCTGAACGAGTCCGGCTTCGTCGAGACGACCCTCGGCGCATTCAAGGGCCGCACCATCCACACCTACCACACCGAGGGTGCCGGCGGCGGCCACGCGCCGGACATCATCAAGGCCTGCAGCCTGCCGAACGTGTTACCCAGCTCGACCAACCCCACGCGACCATTCACCCGCAACACCATCGACGAGCACCTGGACATGCTCATGGTCTGCCACCACCTGGACCCAAGCATTGCCGAGGACGTGGCCTTCGCCGAGAGCCGGATTCGCCGCGAGACGATTGCGGCCGAAGACATCCTGCATGACCTCGGTGCCTTCTCGATGATCAGCTCCGACAGTCAGGCCATGGGCCGCGTCGGCGAAGTGATCACCCGCACCTGGCAGACCGCGGATAAAATGAAGAAGCAGCGCGGCGCCCTGCCCGGCGATGGCGCCGGCAACGACAACTTCCGCGCCAAGCGCTACATCGCCAAGTACACCATCAACCCGGCGATCACCCACGGCGTCAGCCATGAAGTGGGCTCCATCGAAGTGGGCAAGTGGGCCGACCTGGTGCTCTGGCGCCCGGCGTTCTTTGGAGTGAAGCCGACGCTGATCCTCAAGGGAGGCGCAATTGTCGCCAGCCTGATGGGTGACGCCAACGCCTCGATCCCGACGCCACAGCCGGTGCACTACCGGCCAATGTTCGCGAGCTACGGCGGCTCGCTGCATGCATCGAGCTTCACCTTCATCAGCCAGGCCGCCTTCGAGGCCGGCGTGCCGGAGCAGCTAGGGCTGAAAAAGAAGATCGGCGTGGTGAAGGGCTGCCGTTCGGTGCAGAAGAAGGACCTGATCCATAACGACTACACGCCGGATATCCAAGTCGATCCGCAGAACTACCAGGTCCGCGCCGACGGTCAGCTGCTTTGGTGCGAACCCGCCGAAGTGCTGCCGATGGCACAGCGGTATTTCCTGTTCTGA
- a CDS encoding GNAT family N-acetyltransferase gives MTAPLDQVVDHRNDVINIVSVDAGEFASYRDGLVELLLDAVGQGASVGFLDDLEAGQAHDYFDGVEQALRTRQSLLWVATEGQSVIGSVQLALCLKPNGLNRAEVNKLLVHQAARRRGIGARLMHALEHQAVRTQRGLLYLDTEAGSPAEAFYQRLEYQRAGEIPDYAARPDGTYHPTVLYYKRLSMRSS, from the coding sequence ATGACTGCTCCGCTCGACCAGGTCGTCGATCATCGAAACGATGTGATCAACATCGTCTCGGTGGATGCCGGTGAATTCGCCTCGTACCGCGACGGCCTGGTCGAGTTGCTGCTTGATGCGGTCGGACAGGGCGCTTCGGTCGGTTTCCTTGATGATCTAGAGGCAGGACAGGCGCACGACTACTTTGACGGGGTCGAGCAGGCGCTCCGCACCCGTCAGTCTCTCCTGTGGGTGGCAACCGAGGGCCAAAGCGTCATCGGAAGCGTCCAGCTTGCACTTTGTCTCAAACCCAACGGACTCAATCGCGCCGAGGTCAACAAACTACTGGTCCATCAGGCTGCTCGCCGGCGCGGCATCGGCGCGCGTTTGATGCACGCGCTTGAGCATCAAGCGGTACGCACGCAACGCGGTTTGCTATACCTCGATACAGAAGCGGGCAGTCCCGCTGAAGCCTTTTACCAACGGCTCGAGTATCAACGTGCCGGAGAAATCCCCGACTACGCCGCACGGCCTGACGGCACCTATCACCCCACCGTTCTCTACTACAAACGTCTCTCCATGAGGTCTTCATGA